A stretch of the Arvicola amphibius chromosome 8, mArvAmp1.2, whole genome shotgun sequence genome encodes the following:
- the Gbx2 gene encoding homeobox protein GBX-2, whose product MSAAFPPSLMMMQRPLGSSTAFSIDSLIGSPPQPSPGHFVYTGYPMFMPYRPVVLPPPPPPPPALPQAALQPALPPAHPHHQIPSLPTGFCSSLAQGMALTSTLMATLPGGFSASPQHQEAAAARKFAPQPLPGGGNFDKAEALQADAEDGKAFLAKEGSLLAFSAAEAVQASLVGAVRGQGKDESKVEDDPKGKEESFSLESDVDYSSDDNLPGQTAHKEEDPGHALEETPQSGGAAGSTTSTGKNRRRRTAFTSEQLLELEKEFHCKKYLSLTERSQIAHALKLSEVQVKIWFQNRRAKWKRVKAGNANSKTGEPSRNPKIVVPIPVHVSRFAIRSQHQQLEQARP is encoded by the exons ATGAGCGCAGCGTTCCCGCCGTCGCTGATGATGATGCAGCGCCCGCTGGGGAGTAGTACCGCCTTTAGCATAGACTCGCTGATCGGCAGCCCGCCGCAACCCAGCCCCGGCCATTTCGTCTACACCGGCTACCCCATGTTCATGCCCTATCGGCCAGTggtgctgccgccgccgccgccaccacctcCCGCGCTGCCCCAGGCTGCGCTACAGCCTGCTCTGCCCCCCGCGCACCCTCACCACCAGATCCCCAGTCTGCCCACTGGCTTCTGCTCCAGCCTGGCGCAGGGCATGGCTCTCACCTCCACGCTCATGGCCACGTTGCCCGGCGGCTTCTCGGCGTCGCCCCAGCATCAAGAGGCGGCGGCCGCCCGCAAGTTCGCTCCGCAGCCACTGCCTGGTGGTGGCAACTTCGACAAAGCCGAGGCGCTCCAAGCCGATGCCGAGGACGGCAAAGCCTTCCTGGCCAAGGAGGGCTCGCTGCTCGCCTTCTCTGCGGCCGAAGCGGTGCAGGCGTCGCTCG tCGGGGCTGTCCGAGGGCAAGGGAAAGACGAGTCAAAGGTGGAAGATGACCCGAAGGGCAAGGAGGAGAGCTTCTCTCTAGAGAGCGATGTGGACTACAGCTCAGATGACAATTTGCCTGGCCAGACGGCTCATAAGGAGGAAGATCCCGGCCACGCACTGGAGGAGACCCCGCAGAGCGGTGGTGCAGCGGGCAGCACTACATCCACTGGCAAGAACCGGCGGCGGCGGACTGCCTTCACCAGCGAAcagctgctggagctggagaaagaaTTCCACTGCAAAAAGTACCTCTCCTTGACCGAGCGCTCGCAGATCGCCCACGCCCTCAAACTCAGCGAGGTGCAGGTAAAAATCTGGTTCCAGAACCGCCGGGCCAAGTGGAAACGCGTCAAGGCAGGCAATGCCAATTCCAAGACCGGGGAGCCCTCCCGGAACCCCAAGATCGTCGTCCCCATCCCCGTTCACGTCAGCAGGTTCGCTATTCGAAGTCAACACCAGCAGCTGGAGCAGGCCCGACCCTGA